From one Cyanobacterium stanieri PCC 7202 genomic stretch:
- a CDS encoding hypothetical protein (KEGG: ava:Ava_2114 hypothetical protein~SPTR: Putative uncharacterized protein), producing the protein MAKILIFGNSSSGKSTLAQKIVKTYHFSPLDLDTIAWKPELQNPQRRSFEDSCQDILDFTKDKSDWVMEGCYGDLISFIGNYCDRLIFLNPDIETCVQNCRQRPWESHKYDSLEAQNANLEMLVKWIKDYYIRDDEFSLSAHRQIFDSFKGKKVEYNHNWEEKEVFSWLNPLD; encoded by the coding sequence ATGGCAAAAATACTTATCTTTGGTAATTCTAGTTCGGGAAAATCCACTTTAGCTCAAAAGATTGTAAAAACCTACCATTTTTCTCCCCTTGATTTGGATACCATCGCTTGGAAACCCGAATTACAAAATCCTCAAAGGCGGAGTTTTGAAGATAGTTGTCAAGATATTCTTGATTTTACTAAAGATAAGAGTGATTGGGTCATGGAGGGTTGTTATGGAGACTTAATTTCTTTTATCGGTAACTATTGTGATAGATTGATATTCCTTAATCCCGACATAGAAACCTGTGTACAAAATTGCCGTCAACGTCCTTGGGAAAGTCATAAATATGATAGCTTAGAGGCTCAAAATGCTAATTTAGAAATGTTAGTCAAATGGATTAAAGATTATTATATCCGTGATGATGAGTTTTCTTTGTCTGCCCATCGTCAAATTTTTGATAGTTTTAAAGGAAAGAAAGTCGAGTATAATCACAACTGGGAAGAAAAAGAGGTTTTTTCTTGGTTAAATCCGTTAGATTGA
- a CDS encoding DNA-directed RNA polymerase gamma chain (PFAM: RNA polymerase Rpb1, domain 2; RNA polymerase Rpb1, domain 1; RNA polymerase Rpb1, domain 3~TIGRFAM: DNA-directed RNA polymerase, gamma subunit~COGs: COG0086 DNA-directed RNA polymerase beta' subunit/160 kD subunit~InterProIPR006592:IPR007080:IPR000722:IPR007066:IPR 012755~KEGG: cyc:PCC7424_2547 DNA-directed RNA polymerase subunit gamma~PFAM: RNA polymerase Rpb1 domain 1; RNA polymerase alpha subunit; RNA polymerase Rpb1 domain 3~SMART: RNA polymerase I subunit A domain protein~SPTR: DNA-directed RNA polymerase, gamma subunit;~TIGRFAM: DNA-directed RNA polymerase, gamma subunit), whose translation MTKQQTRQFDYVKIGIASPERIREWGERTLPNGIVVGEVTTPETINYRTLKPEMDGLFCEKIFGPSKDWECHCGKYKRVRHRGIVCERCGVEVTESRVRRHRMGYLKLAAPVTHVWYLKGIPSYLSILLDMPLRDVEQVVYFNSYVVLNPGNATNLSYRQLLSEDQWMEIEEQIYAEDSELEGIEVGIGAEAVERLLQEIELEEEADKLREEISNSKGQKRAKLIKRLRLIDNFIATGSKPEWMVLSVIPVIPPDLRPMVQLDGGRFATSDLNDLYRRVINRNNRLKRLQEILAPEIIIRNEKRMLQEAVDALIDNGRRGRTVVGGNNRPLKSLSDIIEGKQGRFRQNLLGKRVDYSGRSVIVVGPNLQIYQCGLPREMAIELFQPFVINRLIRIGIVSNIKAAKKLIIKGDPSIWKVLEEVITGHPVLLNRAPTLHRLGIQAFEPVLVEGRAIQLHPLVCPPFNADFDGDQMAVHVPLSIEAQAEARLLMMACHNILSPATGKPIIAPSQDMVLGCYYLTAENPAATKGAGSYFANLEDALKAYEQDLVDLHAYVWVRFDGGVDGSHPNDEPEKVEELSDGSVWKYYSDRKVRETAEGEQIAQYIHTTPGRIIYNKTIIDALDFEAV comes from the coding sequence ATGACAAAGCAACAAACAAGACAGTTTGACTACGTAAAAATCGGCATCGCCTCCCCAGAAAGAATCAGAGAATGGGGCGAGCGCACCTTACCCAATGGTATTGTCGTCGGTGAAGTCACAACTCCAGAGACTATTAATTATCGTACCCTCAAGCCCGAAATGGATGGGCTATTTTGTGAGAAAATTTTTGGTCCTTCCAAGGATTGGGAATGTCACTGCGGAAAATACAAAAGAGTACGTCATAGGGGCATTGTCTGCGAACGTTGTGGGGTTGAGGTGACAGAGTCTAGGGTGCGCCGTCATCGTATGGGCTACCTTAAATTGGCCGCTCCTGTTACCCATGTTTGGTACTTAAAAGGGATTCCTAGTTATTTGAGTATTCTCCTCGATATGCCCCTTCGGGATGTGGAGCAGGTAGTATATTTCAACTCCTATGTGGTACTCAACCCCGGTAACGCCACCAACCTAAGCTATCGTCAATTGCTCAGTGAAGATCAATGGATGGAAATTGAAGAGCAAATTTATGCCGAAGATTCCGAGTTAGAAGGTATCGAGGTAGGCATTGGTGCCGAAGCCGTAGAGCGTTTATTACAAGAAATTGAGCTAGAAGAAGAAGCTGATAAATTAAGGGAAGAAATCAGCAATAGTAAAGGACAAAAAAGAGCAAAACTCATTAAAAGATTACGCTTAATTGATAACTTTATTGCCACAGGTTCAAAACCTGAATGGATGGTTTTAAGTGTAATTCCCGTCATTCCTCCTGATTTACGCCCCATGGTGCAGTTAGATGGTGGTCGTTTTGCTACCTCTGATTTAAATGATTTATACCGTCGTGTAATCAACCGTAATAACCGTTTAAAACGCTTACAGGAAATTCTCGCCCCCGAAATCATTATCCGTAATGAAAAACGGATGTTACAAGAGGCGGTGGATGCTCTGATTGATAATGGTAGGAGAGGGCGTACTGTGGTAGGTGGTAATAATCGCCCCCTCAAATCCCTTTCTGATATTATCGAAGGTAAACAGGGTCGTTTCCGTCAAAACCTTTTGGGTAAACGGGTTGACTACTCAGGACGTTCGGTAATTGTGGTCGGGCCTAATTTACAAATTTATCAGTGCGGTTTGCCTAGGGAAATGGCGATCGAACTTTTCCAACCTTTTGTTATTAACCGTCTTATCCGTATCGGTATTGTCAGCAACATCAAGGCAGCCAAAAAATTAATCATTAAAGGTGATCCCAGTATCTGGAAAGTATTGGAGGAAGTAATTACAGGACACCCCGTATTACTCAACCGTGCGCCGACTCTCCACCGTTTAGGTATCCAAGCCTTTGAACCTGTGTTGGTGGAAGGACGAGCCATTCAACTTCATCCCCTTGTATGTCCTCCCTTTAACGCTGACTTTGACGGTGACCAAATGGCGGTACACGTACCCCTATCCATTGAAGCCCAAGCAGAAGCCCGTTTGTTGATGATGGCTTGTCATAATATCCTTTCTCCTGCCACAGGTAAGCCGATTATTGCCCCTTCTCAGGATATGGTATTAGGTTGTTATTATCTCACGGCAGAAAACCCTGCCGCCACTAAGGGCGCTGGAAGTTATTTCGCTAACCTTGAGGATGCCCTCAAGGCTTATGAACAAGATTTAGTAGATTTACACGCCTATGTGTGGGTGCGTTTTGATGGGGGTGTGGATGGTAGTCATCCCAATGATGAACCTGAAAAAGTGGAAGAATTGTCCGATGGTAGTGTTTGGAAGTATTATAGCGATCGCAAGGTACGCGAAACCGCAGAGGGTGAACAAATCGCCCAATATATCCATACCACCCCAGGACGGATTATTTACAACAAAACCATCATTGACGCTTTAGATTTTGAAGCTGTCTAA
- a CDS encoding hypothetical protein (KEGG: cyc:PCC7424_0310 hypothetical protein~SPTR: Putative uncharacterized protein), with the protein MLIPLRKEALNDMIPAIATGTQYKYYWANLSTLLKNLFISLIGVLIFWLLGVLFGKGAEGISLILTVSAGLYWLWSPVYWASVRNGKYRKYNYVGFWRGRVLDVYITEELVNESSALDKLGKVIIVENLQKKINVEIGDKSGFRATITSPLQRIHKVINRGQAVEGLLLSNDPDFLRISKVTDIYIPRHKLWVGEYPYIRRDIFLDVRKELAKIYG; encoded by the coding sequence ATGCTAATTCCCCTCAGAAAAGAAGCTCTTAATGATATGATACCTGCGATCGCCACAGGAACACAATATAAATATTATTGGGCAAATCTTTCAACCTTACTCAAAAATTTATTTATATCCCTGATAGGAGTCCTAATTTTCTGGCTTTTAGGAGTATTATTCGGTAAAGGGGCCGAAGGTATATCCTTAATTTTGACCGTCAGTGCAGGTTTATATTGGTTATGGAGTCCTGTATATTGGGCAAGTGTACGTAACGGTAAATATAGAAAATATAACTATGTCGGTTTTTGGCGCGGGAGAGTATTAGATGTTTATATTACCGAGGAGTTAGTGAATGAATCTTCAGCCCTGGATAAATTGGGTAAAGTAATCATTGTCGAAAATCTACAAAAAAAAATTAACGTAGAAATAGGAGATAAAAGCGGATTTAGAGCCACCATTACCAGCCCTTTACAACGAATCCACAAAGTAATAAATCGTGGTCAGGCGGTAGAGGGTTTATTATTATCTAATGATCCTGATTTTTTGCGTATTAGTAAAGTTACCGATATTTATATTCCTCGTCATAAACTTTGGGTGGGAGAATATCCCTACATTCGACGAGATATATTCTTAGATGTGAGAAAAGAATTAGCCAAAATTTATGGATAA
- a CDS encoding photosystem II D2 protein (photosystem q(a) protein) (PFAM: Photosynthetic reaction centre protein~TIGRFAM: Photosystem II, DII subunit (also called Q(A))~InterPro IPR000484:IPR005868~KEGG: cyh:Cyan8802_1987 photosystem II D2 protein (photosystem q(a) protein)~PFAM: photosynthetic reaction centre protein~SPTR: Photosystem II D2 protein (Photosystem q(A) protein);~TIGRFAM: photosystem II D2 protein (photosystem q(a) protein)), with translation MTIAVGRAPAQRGWFEALDDWLKRDRFVFVGWSGILLFPCAYMALGGWLTGTTFVTSWYTHGLASSYLEGANFLTVAVSSPADAFGHSILFLWGPEAQGDFTRWCQIGGLWSFVALHGAFGLIGFMLRQFEIARLVGIRPYNAIAFSGPIAVFVSVFLMYPLGQSSWFFAPSFGVAGIFRFILFLQGFHNWTLNPFHMMGVAGILGGALLCAIHGATVENTLFQDGEQANTFRAFEPTQAEETYSMVTANRFWSQIFGIAFSNKRWLHFFMLFVPVTGLWMSSIGIVGLAFNLRAYDFVSQELRAAEDPEFETFYTKNILLNEGLRAWMAPQDQPHQRFEFPEEVLPRGNAL, from the coding sequence ATGACAATTGCAGTTGGACGCGCGCCAGCGCAGAGAGGGTGGTTTGAAGCCCTCGACGACTGGCTCAAAAGAGATAGATTTGTTTTCGTAGGATGGTCTGGTATCCTCCTTTTCCCTTGTGCCTACATGGCTTTGGGTGGTTGGTTAACTGGTACTACCTTCGTAACTTCTTGGTACACCCACGGTTTAGCTAGTTCCTACTTAGAAGGTGCTAACTTTTTGACCGTAGCTGTATCCAGTCCTGCTGATGCTTTTGGTCATTCTATCCTATTCTTATGGGGGCCCGAGGCTCAGGGTGACTTCACCCGCTGGTGTCAAATCGGTGGTTTATGGTCTTTTGTCGCATTACACGGAGCTTTCGGTTTGATTGGCTTCATGTTACGTCAATTTGAAATTGCCCGTCTTGTCGGTATTCGTCCCTACAATGCGATCGCATTTTCTGGCCCTATTGCCGTATTCGTCAGTGTCTTCTTGATGTATCCTCTAGGACAGTCTAGCTGGTTCTTTGCTCCTTCCTTCGGAGTAGCAGGAATCTTCCGCTTTATCTTGTTCCTACAAGGATTCCACAACTGGACTCTTAACCCCTTCCACATGATGGGTGTAGCAGGTATTCTTGGCGGGGCGCTACTTTGTGCCATTCACGGTGCAACCGTAGAAAACACCCTATTCCAAGATGGTGAACAAGCAAACACTTTCCGTGCGTTTGAACCTACCCAAGCAGAAGAAACCTATTCCATGGTTACTGCTAACCGTTTCTGGTCTCAAATCTTCGGTATTGCTTTCTCCAACAAACGTTGGTTACACTTCTTCATGTTGTTTGTGCCTGTAACAGGCTTGTGGATGAGTTCTATCGGTATCGTCGGTTTAGCATTTAACCTCCGTGCTTATGACTTCGTCTCTCAAGAGTTAAGAGCCGCAGAAGACCCTGAATTTGAAACCTTCTACACTAAAAACATTCTTTTAAACGAAGGTTTACGTGCATGGATGGCTCCTCAAGATCAGCCTCACCAAAGATTTGAATTCCCCGAAGAAGTATTACCTCGTGGTAACGCTCTCTAA
- a CDS encoding response regulator receiver protein (PFAM: Response regulator receiver domain~COGs: COG0745 Response regulators consisting of a CheY-like receiver domain and a winged-helix DNA-binding domain~InterPro IPR001789~KEGG: cyc:PCC7424_4606 response regulator receiver protein~PFAM: response regulator receiver~SMART: response regulator receiver~SPTR: GGDEF:Response regulator receiver), translated as MKSKINPIAILEYGCTHKLTADLQLTFDSITWNIYFINGELKYAHHSLQSLATLKYYLTRLAPNVGSSINAGNLKKDVNNLEITKVINALLHHQKISPREKNILLKDLTLDALESFLWLQEGDYQWHPLQEAQVLKMKVSLGKDMMDLSTMIKSLQIRHQLWQKLSKVVISPYQRPLFVNPSLARQKVPQGNLSPTVLVQLSKLMKKATIRDLATFLKQDELKIATLLAPYIRAGVITLQDANHPYSALPNVSFTSATIPEKVSSPQTQQKIEVITKSVENSANGEKSVKVSARVGQKKYKIISIDDSPTMLATIKDYLNDDKFEVLTVENPMESLSYLFESKPDLILMDLSMPRINGNRLSQILKSSSIFKNVPIVIISGNKNMLDKEKMDAIGAKDFLAKPFSREDLLKVVYKYFQNQYSTVAQ; from the coding sequence ATGAAATCTAAAATTAATCCTATAGCTATTCTTGAGTATGGTTGTACCCATAAATTAACAGCCGATTTGCAATTAACTTTTGACTCCATTACTTGGAATATTTACTTTATTAACGGTGAGTTGAAATATGCCCATCATTCTTTACAGTCCTTGGCAACCCTAAAATATTATTTAACTCGTTTAGCTCCTAATGTGGGTAGTAGTATCAATGCAGGTAATTTAAAAAAAGATGTTAACAATCTTGAAATAACCAAGGTGATTAATGCTCTATTACATCATCAAAAAATTAGTCCTCGTGAGAAGAATATTCTGCTCAAAGATTTAACCCTAGATGCTTTGGAGTCTTTTCTTTGGTTACAGGAGGGGGATTATCAATGGCACCCATTACAAGAGGCTCAGGTATTAAAAATGAAGGTTTCTTTGGGTAAGGATATGATGGATTTATCTACCATGATTAAATCTTTACAAATCCGTCATCAACTATGGCAAAAATTATCTAAGGTGGTTATATCGCCTTATCAACGTCCTCTATTTGTCAATCCTTCCCTTGCTAGGCAAAAAGTTCCCCAGGGTAATTTATCTCCCACGGTGTTGGTACAGTTATCAAAATTGATGAAAAAAGCTACTATACGAGATTTGGCAACTTTTCTGAAGCAGGATGAGTTGAAAATTGCGACTTTGTTGGCTCCTTATATTCGGGCAGGGGTAATTACTTTACAAGATGCTAATCATCCTTATAGTGCTTTACCCAATGTGTCTTTTACTTCGGCAACAATACCTGAAAAGGTTTCTTCTCCTCAAACACAGCAAAAAATAGAGGTGATTACGAAATCTGTTGAGAACAGTGCTAATGGGGAAAAATCCGTTAAGGTTTCTGCTCGAGTAGGACAGAAAAAGTATAAAATTATTTCTATAGATGATAGTCCCACCATGTTGGCAACCATAAAGGATTATTTGAATGATGATAAATTTGAGGTGTTGACGGTGGAAAATCCCATGGAGTCTCTTTCTTATCTGTTTGAGAGTAAGCCTGATTTGATTTTGATGGATTTATCCATGCCTCGTATTAATGGCAATCGTCTTTCTCAGATTTTGAAGAGTAGTTCTATTTTTAAAAATGTTCCCATTGTCATTATCAGTGGCAATAAAAATATGTTGGACAAGGAAAAAATGGATGCCATTGGGGCAAAGGATTTTTTGGCGAAGCCTTTTTCTCGGGAGGATTTGTTAAAGGTGGTTTATAAGTATTTTCAAAATCAATATTCTACGGTGGCTCAATAG
- a CDS encoding putative integral membrane sensor protein (PFAM: Bacterial signalling protein N terminal repeat~COGs: COG3300 MHYT domain (predicted integral membrane sensor domain)~InterPro IPR005330~KEGG: pmy:Pmen_2427 diguanylate cyclase/phosphodiesterase~PFAM: MHYT domain protein~SPTR: Diguanylate cyclase/phosphodiesterase), whose translation MNVTYDIPLVILSAIVAVGAGYFTIEMSQEITFNKGLERWSWLIISAITMGMGIWGMHFIAMTAFSIEPRISYDFLIVLVSLVAAVLGCTQGLYIITQPVVTNKTILAGAITMGSAIAGMHYIGMAAMRVAADISYDPTLFILSVLIAIAASFAAIKIVIGLRKGKRDTLYNIKKASASLIMGIAVLSMHYTGMAAAQFRINYDLITQQANTLDSQIIGFSVALAVLGMFAIVYTVLVNSHWNRSV comes from the coding sequence ATGAATGTTACTTATGATATTCCCCTCGTCATTCTGTCGGCAATTGTGGCGGTGGGTGCGGGGTATTTTACCATTGAGATGTCTCAGGAGATCACTTTTAATAAGGGTTTGGAGCGTTGGAGTTGGTTGATTATCAGTGCTATTACCATGGGCATGGGTATTTGGGGAATGCACTTTATTGCGATGACGGCTTTTTCTATTGAGCCACGGATTAGTTATGATTTTCTGATTGTTTTGGTTTCTTTGGTGGCGGCGGTATTGGGTTGTACCCAAGGGTTATATATTATTACTCAGCCTGTGGTGACTAATAAAACCATTTTGGCGGGAGCTATTACTATGGGTTCAGCCATCGCAGGTATGCACTATATTGGGATGGCTGCCATGAGGGTGGCGGCGGATATTAGTTATGATCCAACCCTATTTATTTTATCAGTCCTAATTGCGATCGCAGCTTCTTTTGCAGCCATTAAAATTGTCATTGGACTAAGAAAAGGAAAAAGAGATACCTTGTATAATATAAAGAAAGCCAGTGCATCTTTAATTATGGGTATTGCGGTTTTATCGATGCACTATACAGGCATGGCAGCGGCACAGTTCCGCATTAACTATGATTTGATTACCCAACAGGCGAACACCCTTGATAGCCAAATTATCGGCTTTTCCGTTGCCCTTGCGGTGTTGGGGATGTTTGCGATCGTCTATACAGTGTTAGTTAATTCCCACTGGAATAGATCTGTCTGA
- a CDS encoding CheA signal transduction histidine kinase (PFAM: CheW-like domain; Histidine kinase-, DNA gyrase B-, and HSP90-like ATPase; Response regulator receiver domain; Signal transducing histidine kinase, homodimeric domain; Hpt domain~COGs: COG0643 Chemotaxis protein histidine kinase and related kinase~InterProIPR008207:IPR003594:IPR002545:IPR001789:IPR 005467:IPR004358~KEGG: cyc:PCC7424_4602 CheA signal transduction histidine kinase~PFAM: response regulator receiver; ATP-binding region ATPase domain protein; Hpt domain protein; CheW domain protein~SMART: response regulator receiver; ATP-binding region ATPase domain protein; Hpt domain protein; CheW domain protein~SPTR: CheA signal transduction histidine kinase) yields MNQDQIKLNFLEEAQDCFHTVESNLLNLSAEIAQPEILDLILREVHSVKGGAGMMGFTILSDVAHRLEDFLKILRIHHHSTHIPLEVENLMLRAVDAMVIIKDGYLGEQEMTSQWLEKEVTPIFEQLKEHLGELQDEDEDLLLKQQDQASDGELLMFEEGVDSILDELEQQISDLPPEELSSALILTSEKILMFARMAELEPVINLCESVQQRAVICEPDSIFALSQEALRVWRRSHGLVVRGSLDKLPWDLDSVSSLELDSESLTLDFDNDELSSLTQALNEAADLELSFDNEGLSLEELSNLALEFEGLEDYQKENDQDYAIEDTFAEINNFDLTEENPIPFPQPQIVKTPPQTGKTVKVPVEQLSQFNSLFGKLILERNRLNLRLEQLRSFAQLMQKRMNQLERSNGQLRNWYDHASSEGWINPSDSVAFRPWGNQSLITNATLQDFDTLEMDRYSDLHLISQEQIEIIVQLKEVSTDINFGINDLNQALQELNHTMQSLQKNATRIQMRPFADLVRSFPRFIRDLGMQFNKKVNLTIEGENTLLDRTFIEALNAPLTHLLRNAFDHGIEDSQTRRALGKPPHGNITLSAFNRGTQIVITIKDDGAGVSLEKISQRLVSMGISEEEIARMKPSQMIDYIFEPGFSTASQVTELSGRGVGMDIVRSNIQELRGEIHAHSIPHQGTTFTLTLPFNLSILRVMIVEAQQMVFAIPVNSVKEMISSPPLSNDQKATVIDIDWQNQTIPMVNIEQVFIFNRPSKPFEMSGNPVIDKPTALIVGEDNNYGAIHLDRYWGEQEVTIRPIETHLPLPPGFISSMILGDGRVLPVIDPMVIVKEAQEQINTSIEDDILVPEYIKPFQPERHNTILIVDDSINVRRYLASTLEKAGYQVEQAKDGQEAVDKLYAGISVQGIICDIEMPRLDGYGVLEEIKGKSKFKFLPIIMLTSRSNEKHKKLAFNLGADAYFSKPYNEKDLLGIIDQLINVNYI; encoded by the coding sequence ATGAATCAAGATCAAATTAAACTCAATTTTTTGGAAGAGGCGCAGGATTGTTTTCATACCGTAGAAAGCAATTTATTAAATCTAAGTGCTGAGATAGCCCAACCTGAAATATTAGATCTAATCTTGCGGGAAGTCCATTCCGTCAAAGGAGGAGCAGGAATGATGGGTTTTACTATCCTCAGTGATGTTGCCCACCGTCTCGAAGATTTTTTAAAAATTCTCAGAATTCATCATCACTCTACCCATATCCCCCTCGAGGTGGAAAATTTGATGTTGAGGGCGGTTGATGCCATGGTAATCATTAAAGATGGTTATCTTGGTGAACAAGAAATGACCTCTCAATGGTTGGAGAAGGAAGTAACACCGATTTTTGAGCAGTTAAAGGAACATTTGGGAGAATTGCAGGATGAGGATGAAGACTTATTATTAAAACAACAGGATCAAGCCAGTGATGGGGAATTACTGATGTTTGAGGAGGGGGTTGATTCTATCCTCGATGAGTTGGAACAACAAATAAGTGATTTACCCCCAGAGGAATTGTCTTCTGCTCTAATTTTGACCTCCGAAAAGATTTTGATGTTTGCCCGTATGGCTGAGTTAGAACCTGTTATTAACCTTTGTGAGTCGGTGCAACAAAGGGCGGTAATTTGTGAGCCTGATTCGATTTTTGCTCTTTCTCAAGAGGCTTTGAGGGTTTGGAGGCGATCGCACGGTTTGGTAGTACGAGGTAGCTTGGATAAACTACCGTGGGATTTGGACAGTGTTTCGAGCCTAGAACTAGATAGCGAATCACTAACCCTAGATTTTGATAATGATGAACTATCATCCCTCACCCAAGCCCTCAACGAAGCCGCCGATTTAGAACTATCTTTCGACAACGAAGGTTTATCCTTAGAGGAATTAAGTAACCTTGCCCTTGAGTTTGAAGGGTTAGAAGATTATCAAAAAGAAAACGACCAAGACTATGCCATTGAAGACACCTTCGCTGAAATTAATAACTTTGATCTTACTGAAGAGAATCCGATTCCTTTTCCCCAACCCCAGATAGTCAAAACCCCTCCCCAAACAGGAAAAACAGTCAAAGTACCCGTGGAACAACTTTCCCAATTTAACAGCCTATTTGGAAAATTAATTTTAGAACGTAATCGCCTCAATTTACGCCTAGAACAATTGAGGAGTTTTGCCCAATTGATGCAAAAAAGAATGAATCAATTAGAGCGCTCCAACGGGCAGTTAAGAAATTGGTATGATCACGCCTCCTCGGAAGGCTGGATAAATCCATCGGATTCGGTGGCTTTTCGCCCTTGGGGTAATCAATCTTTAATCACCAATGCCACCCTACAGGATTTTGACACCCTAGAAATGGATCGTTATTCTGATTTACATTTAATTTCTCAGGAGCAAATCGAAATTATTGTTCAGTTAAAGGAAGTGAGTACCGATATTAATTTTGGTATCAATGATCTTAACCAAGCACTGCAAGAATTAAACCATACCATGCAGTCATTACAAAAAAATGCCACTCGTATCCAAATGCGCCCCTTTGCTGATTTAGTGCGTAGTTTTCCTCGATTTATTCGAGATTTGGGGATGCAGTTTAACAAAAAGGTAAATCTAACCATTGAGGGGGAAAATACATTACTAGATCGTACTTTTATTGAAGCCCTGAATGCACCTCTCACCCATTTATTACGCAATGCCTTTGATCATGGCATCGAAGATAGTCAAACCCGTAGGGCTTTGGGCAAACCCCCCCACGGTAATATTACCCTGAGCGCCTTTAACCGTGGTACTCAAATTGTTATTACTATCAAGGATGACGGGGCAGGAGTTTCTCTCGAAAAAATCAGTCAACGTCTGGTGAGTATGGGCATTAGCGAGGAAGAAATTGCACGGATGAAACCTTCTCAAATGATCGATTATATTTTTGAGCCGGGTTTTAGTACCGCTTCCCAAGTCACTGAATTATCAGGAAGGGGAGTGGGTATGGATATAGTGCGATCGAATATCCAAGAGTTGCGCGGAGAAATCCACGCCCATAGCATTCCCCATCAAGGTACTACCTTTACCCTCACCCTCCCCTTTAACCTTTCTATTCTACGGGTGATGATAGTAGAAGCCCAACAAATGGTATTTGCTATCCCTGTAAATAGCGTTAAAGAGATGATTTCATCTCCTCCCCTAAGTAACGATCAAAAAGCAACAGTTATTGATATTGACTGGCAAAATCAAACCATTCCCATGGTGAATATCGAACAAGTTTTCATTTTCAATCGTCCTAGTAAACCCTTTGAAATGTCAGGCAATCCCGTAATTGATAAACCCACCGCCCTCATTGTGGGGGAAGATAACAACTATGGAGCTATTCATCTTGATCGCTATTGGGGGGAACAAGAAGTCACCATTCGCCCCATCGAAACCCATTTACCTTTACCCCCTGGTTTCATTAGTTCCATGATCCTTGGAGATGGGAGAGTCTTACCTGTTATTGATCCCATGGTAATAGTCAAAGAAGCCCAAGAGCAAATTAATACCTCCATTGAGGATGATATTTTAGTTCCTGAATATATCAAACCTTTCCAACCCGAGCGCCATAATACTATTCTCATTGTGGATGATTCTATTAATGTGCGACGGTATTTAGCCTCTACCCTAGAAAAGGCAGGTTATCAAGTAGAACAAGCCAAGGATGGACAAGAGGCAGTGGATAAGCTCTATGCAGGAATTTCCGTCCAAGGGATTATCTGTGATATTGAAATGCCAAGGCTTGATGGTTATGGGGTTTTGGAAGAAATCAAGGGTAAATCTAAATTTAAATTTTTGCCGATTATTATGTTGACATCTCGTAGTAATGAAAAACATAAAAAGTTAGCTTTTAACTTGGGGGCAGATGCTTATTTTTCTAAGCCCTATAATGAGAAAGATTTGCTCGGTATTATTGATCAGTTAATTAATGTAAATTACATTTGA